The nucleotide sequence GAAGATAAAAAGTGAAGTAGCATACTACTGTCTCTGAAGCATTTGACTACATACATGAAGTGCTTTTGAATATAATATGAATTTCCACCGCCCTAAAGGGAAAGTAAATATAGAAACACATCGTTTATGTTCTAGGCATTGTTATATATCAAAGAAAGAGGCGAAAACAGGCAAAGCACAAACAATTTTATAGTGGAGAACTGGACATACAACTGGCTGGCTTCCTGAGGCTGAAAATGTTCACATGTCATATATTACCCACTTTACCGCTAGTATATATACAACTCAAGACATGATAGAAGTTCTGTACGCAAGAATTAACCTGAGTTTGTTTGTTCAAAGGGCTTCTTCCCCATGAAAGGCTCACACTCTGACCACCAAAAAAGGTCCCATGCAGCAGTTGCAGAGCTTGCTCAGCAGAAGGCCTGAATATGCAGTGACAGGAGTAATTTAGCCACATCTCTTCCCAACAGGGATCTTGACATGGACGACTTCCCCATTTGGAGCGAACACTTGACATTGGAGTCATGGCCTCCAACAAATATCTGAGAACAAAGAAACAAATATGTTCAACACACTGAAAATCAATTGGTGTAATACAGAAAAGTAGAACTAAGAACGCACGGTGGTATTGTTACATTCATGTATTTGTATTGGCATTGGTACTGTAAATGAAAGCAAAAAAGAGTGAAGGAAATACATTGTAAGACTTGTTAAATAACAAAGGACAAGTAAAGCCTACAGGCTGAAACTATTGCAGATTCAAAAAGCACATCCCATATTTAATTTCAAAATGAGCATAGATATAAACCTGAACTATTTTATCTAAGCATATGATTAGGATAAATCTATGGTTAGGATAAGCCTAAAAGAGCTAGATTTACATGCCTGAGACACTGTAGATTTTCTATTCAAGCATATAGTCAGAATTCTTGCCTACGATGCTTCTTCTCAAAGCTGTCAACCACGGTGCCATGCCTTGCCATGAGCTTCTCCTGCATCTCCCTCTCCTTCGCAACCAAGCCCTCTAGCTGTAGCAAGAATGCACAAAAAGTATGATTTATTTTTGGTAATCAGAATAAATGCGGAAAGGCGGTCAAGATTTAGATTGCACGACATAGCACAGGAAAATATGTTTCTCAATTTCATTTTTTTATATACAACATAAATGCGGTCGCAGAAGTTTGTTGAGCAACCCTTTGGCCATATCTGATAAGACTGAGGGGATGACTATACAGACAACAACAGCTGCTTCAGCTCAATCATGTGACTTATCTGGCATGTGATTATATGGGTAAGCAAGGACCAAATTAATCTAGCACCTGAAAACAACACTTTGATTCAAACAACTGCAACCATGACTTAATCCAAATAACTGGAGCAGGCATAGTTCCCACATCTTCTACTTAACCAACCATGCGACTTCGCTGATCCCCAATTTAAACTGTAATGCACCAAATTAAACCACATGGCACATAGTTTATTACGATACAACAAGCGACGACAGTCCACCACTAAGTGCCGCTACGGTGGCTGCTAAGGCACACTCCACCTAAACAACCACCCAAAATGATCACTGAAATCCCAATTCAGCAGCCCAGCCAATGGCATGCTTTGGCTCAACTACTCAAAGGGTTCACCAGATTAGATATGTTTAATTCAGTGTCGAAGTAGAATATCTTAGCTAAGCGACACAAAAAATTACATAACATCATATGTTTAGTTCTGCAAACTCAGTTCATCAACACATCACTGATAGCAGCAGTCCTAAAGGCAAGAAAAAATACCAATGTTTTCAACTTGATGCTGTATACGGAAAATGGCTTGATTTGCCAGTGTTCGGACATCAATAACTCGACAGTCCAAGCGTGTGTCCTGACCAAC is from Triticum aestivum cultivar Chinese Spring chromosome 1B, IWGSC CS RefSeq v2.1, whole genome shotgun sequence and encodes:
- the LOC123085280 gene encoding aspartate--tRNA ligase 2, cytoplasmic-like, with amino-acid sequence MRGCEVDIQARKLYCINRADPKLPISVEDARRSAEEFAIAESKGVPLVHVGQDTRLDCRVIDVRTLANQAIFRIQHQVENIARGLGCEGEGDAGEAHGKAWHRG